Proteins encoded within one genomic window of Candidatus Thermoplasmatota archaeon:
- a CDS encoding PKD domain-containing protein → MKRIITGIIVLTLFISVFNFFLSENICIAGKTIYVDKNGGGNYTTIQEAIDAADPGDKIFVYSGTYNEHLKITKNIELVGESKVSVIIDGSGGANEHVVYAYGSDGNEIEFRISGFTIKNAHGTGFDCLALSYVNTGEINDNKIMNSAKSDGVQLDHCSGVTISGNTISGNTQGSGINLVVSTNNVISNNQIQNNQIGINLYQSQNNMIYNNKLNGNTQRGISISQSSNNVFYKNDFSNNGQNAYDPGTNNSWNYNKWGNYWDDYTGKDDNGDGIGDTPYNISGGSNKDMCPLGYFVGENQKPVAFIDSISPTPATEGQTVSFNGHGTDSDGTIIEFEWTSSIDGQISNLEDFTYSGLSVGTHTISFRVKDNNGEWSTPVTKTLTVNAASQQNHKPTAIIVAVKPSSANYGTTITFSGRGTDIDDDEIIEYSWSSNIDGFLSEQAIFTKSDLSPGDHIISFKVKDSKGAWSDVVTTGLTIKQISHQNNPPIADAGGPYSGVVNVSLSFNGSNSHDPDDGDNIVSYLWDFGDYTNSTTVNPTHVYSRAGNYTVTLTVTDSHGSKNTSSTYASITQSNNQNKDNAGKTPGFEFLFIVIAIGFILLWKKTFG, encoded by the coding sequence ATGAAAAGAATTATAACTGGAATAATTGTTTTAACTCTGTTTATTAGTGTTTTTAACTTTTTTTTATCTGAGAATATTTGCATCGCTGGAAAAACCATATATGTTGATAAAAACGGAGGGGGCAATTATACCACAATTCAGGAGGCGATAGACGCGGCTGACCCTGGTGATAAGATATTTGTTTACAGCGGAACCTACAATGAACATCTCAAAATCACAAAAAACATAGAACTCGTTGGAGAAAGCAAAGTTTCTGTTATCATAGATGGTAGCGGTGGGGCAAACGAACATGTAGTGTATGCATATGGATCTGATGGAAATGAAATTGAATTTAGGATTTCTGGTTTTACGATAAAAAATGCTCATGGAACCGGATTTGATTGTTTAGCTTTATCATATGTTAACACTGGTGAAATAAATGATAATAAAATAATGAATAGTGCAAAAAGCGATGGTGTTCAGCTTGACCACTGCAGCGGTGTTACAATAAGTGGAAATACTATAAGCGGTAATACTCAGGGTAGCGGCATAAACCTAGTTGTTTCAACAAACAATGTTATTTCCAATAATCAAATTCAGAATAACCAGATAGGAATCAATCTATATCAATCCCAAAATAATATGATATATAACAACAAATTAAACGGGAATACCCAAAGAGGGATCTCCATCTCTCAATCATCAAATAATGTTTTTTACAAAAATGATTTCTCGAATAACGGACAAAATGCTTACGATCCTGGTACAAACAACAGCTGGAATTATAATAAGTGGGGTAACTACTGGGATGATTACACAGGTAAAGATGACAATGGTGATGGCATCGGTGACACACCATATAATATATCTGGTGGTAGCAATAAAGATATGTGTCCTCTCGGGTATTTTGTTGGTGAAAATCAAAAACCGGTTGCTTTTATTGATTCTATCAGCCCCACCCCAGCAACAGAGGGACAAACAGTTTCTTTTAATGGGCATGGAACAGATAGTGATGGTACAATCATAGAATTTGAGTGGACATCGAGTATAGATGGGCAGATAAGCAATTTGGAAGATTTCACGTATTCAGGTTTATCTGTTGGTACACATACAATTAGTTTTCGTGTTAAGGACAACAACGGTGAATGGTCAACACCTGTAACAAAAACACTCACAGTAAATGCTGCCAGCCAGCAAAACCATAAACCAACTGCTATAATCGTAGCAGTAAAACCAAGTAGTGCAAACTATGGGACAACTATAACGTTTTCAGGTAGAGGAACAGATATAGATGATGATGAAATTATAGAGTATAGTTGGAGTTCCAATATAGATGGTTTTTTGAGCGAACAAGCAATATTTACCAAATCTGATCTATCACCTGGAGACCACATAATATCATTTAAAGTAAAAGACTCAAAAGGGGCATGGTCTGATGTGGTTACAACAGGTCTCACAATAAAACAGATATCACACCAAAATAACCCACCTATAGCAGATGCCGGTGGACCTTATTCAGGGGTTGTGAATGTTTCTTTGTCTTTTAATGGATCAAATAGTCACGACCCTGATGATGGGGATAATATAGTATCCTATTTATGGGATTTCGGTGATTACACAAATAGTACAACAGTAAACCCAACTCACGTTTACTCCCGAGCGGGAAACTACACTGTAACCCTAACTGTGACTGATAGCCATGGAAGTAAAAATACGAGCTCAACTTATGCAAGCATTACACAATCAAACAACCAGAATAAAGACAACGCCGGTAAGACACCGGGTTTTGAATTTTTATTTATAGTTATAGCTATAGGTTTTATTTTATTGTGGAAAAAAACTTTTGGGTAA
- a CDS encoding S8 family peptidase — MREKIVVSTIILLMVASGFGAVATQNGDNNATVDYVPGEVVVGFHKQLDGLEPINVEYINSFNGHNIKQKIVVLNAAVISVNEGEEQSFINSVIGSPYVKYAELNYLVHAFLTPNDPLWGQQWGPKRIHCEKAWDAGTGSSNVKIAIVDTGIDYNHEDISGNYVSGGYDWVNNDNDPMDDNDHGTHCAGIAAAVMNNNKGIAGVAQVKVMAEKVLSAGGSGSSSNVASGITHAADNGADIISMSLGSNSPSSVIQDACDYAYNTKGVVVVAAAGNDGQSHVSYPAAYPTVIAVGAIDTSDNRCSFSNYGEDLELMAPGYRVVSSIPGNEYKFFTGTSMACPHVAGVAALAKSLYPSQNNVWIRQKLRDTAEDLGQTGWDQYFGYGLVDASLGGGGGPSNWSKVTVKIYKVEKIDPIDWVTGGQAEWYYRVSVDDNAIFEYNGQDVEILPGWWIFDWNNEDTWTPDKDYVFDAKNLEVQIKIKLMEHDGIIEGGADDLADVSAYPGGGVDNSIDDVRGAIYQGTYNIATNKLTGDTVRQEGGYLTTNGEDDGSTTTDENDAKVWFKISDDYEPSQPNLNAYGDLTWRGISPGSTVTSDIYVENIGNPDPYGQNKLSWKIAGWPEWGTWSFSPSSGTGLKPGSLVDVHVTVVAPTLSEKIFSGVVKIVNTENPSDYVDIPVELTTPRTFMHPILNKILQRFPVLWHLFSLLERNIKLYR; from the coding sequence ATGAGAGAGAAAATTGTGGTATCAACCATCATTTTGTTGATGGTTGCTAGTGGTTTTGGGGCTGTTGCTACACAAAATGGGGACAACAATGCTACAGTTGATTATGTGCCTGGTGAGGTTGTTGTAGGTTTCCACAAACAACTAGATGGTTTAGAGCCAATAAATGTTGAGTACATCAACAGTTTTAATGGGCATAACATCAAACAGAAAATTGTTGTTTTAAACGCTGCTGTAATCAGTGTTAACGAAGGGGAGGAACAATCATTCATCAATAGTGTTATTGGTTCTCCTTATGTTAAATACGCTGAGCTTAATTATCTAGTTCATGCTTTTCTCACACCTAATGATCCTCTTTGGGGTCAGCAGTGGGGTCCTAAGAGGATTCATTGTGAAAAAGCATGGGATGCTGGGACTGGTAGCAGCAATGTAAAAATAGCTATTGTGGACACCGGTATCGATTATAATCATGAGGATATCTCTGGTAACTATGTTTCTGGGGGTTACGACTGGGTTAACAACGATAATGATCCGATGGATGATAATGACCATGGGACGCATTGTGCTGGTATAGCTGCTGCGGTTATGAACAACAACAAGGGTATCGCTGGTGTAGCCCAGGTTAAGGTTATGGCTGAGAAGGTTCTCAGTGCAGGTGGCTCAGGTAGTTCATCTAATGTGGCTAGTGGTATAACACATGCTGCTGACAACGGTGCTGATATTATCAGTATGAGTCTTGGTAGTAACAGCCCGTCTTCTGTTATCCAGGATGCCTGTGATTATGCATATAACACGAAGGGTGTTGTAGTGGTTGCTGCTGCGGGTAACGATGGTCAATCCCATGTTAGTTACCCTGCTGCTTATCCTACTGTTATAGCTGTTGGTGCTATTGATACAAGTGATAATAGATGTAGTTTTAGTAACTATGGTGAAGACTTGGAGCTTATGGCACCAGGTTACCGTGTTGTATCATCGATACCTGGTAACGAGTATAAGTTCTTCACTGGTACCTCTATGGCGTGTCCTCATGTAGCTGGTGTTGCTGCGCTTGCTAAGTCATTGTATCCATCTCAGAACAATGTTTGGATTAGACAAAAACTTAGGGACACAGCCGAGGATCTAGGTCAAACAGGTTGGGATCAATACTTTGGTTATGGTCTTGTTGATGCCTCACTTGGTGGCGGAGGAGGACCTAGTAACTGGTCAAAGGTAACAGTAAAGATATATAAGGTGGAGAAAATAGATCCAATCGACTGGGTTACTGGTGGACAGGCAGAGTGGTACTATCGGGTTAGCGTTGACGATAATGCTATCTTTGAATATAATGGTCAAGATGTGGAGATACTACCTGGTTGGTGGATTTTCGACTGGAACAACGAAGACACATGGACGCCAGATAAAGACTATGTTTTTGATGCAAAAAACCTTGAGGTTCAGATAAAAATCAAGCTCATGGAACACGATGGTATAATAGAGGGTGGAGCTGATGATTTAGCTGATGTGAGCGCATACCCTGGTGGTGGAGTAGACAACTCAATAGATGATGTTAGAGGAGCTATATACCAGGGGACTTATAACATTGCGACTAACAAACTCACTGGTGATACAGTTAGGCAGGAAGGTGGGTATCTTACCACCAACGGTGAAGACGATGGTAGCACTACTACAGATGAAAACGATGCCAAAGTCTGGTTTAAAATATCAGATGATTATGAGCCCTCACAACCAAATCTTAACGCATATGGTGACCTTACCTGGAGGGGGATATCACCAGGGTCAACAGTGACATCAGACATTTATGTTGAAAACATCGGTAATCCAGATCCATATGGTCAAAACAAGCTAAGCTGGAAGATAGCTGGGTGGCCAGAGTGGGGAACATGGAGTTTTAGCCCATCAAGCGGCACAGGTCTTAAACCAGGGTCGTTAGTTGATGTCCATGTAACAGTTGTTGCACCTACACTATCAGAGAAAATATTCTCAGGTGTAGTAAAAATCGTTAACACAGAAAACCCAAGTGACTATGTAGATATACCAGTGGAGTTAACAACACCTAGAACATTTATGCATCCGATATTAAACAAAATCCTCCAGCGTTTCCCAGTCCTATGGCATTTGTTTTCACTACTTGAACGCAATATCAAACTCTACAGATGA